The following is a genomic window from Hallerella porci.
CGTAGAGAGTCATTCCCTTGTGAACACCGAGTTGTTCGATAATGTCTGCGATTTTTCCCCAACCGACGATATTGTGCCAGTCTGTCTGCTCGCGGGTTTCACCGTTCGCATCGCGGTAGCGGCGAGAAGTTGCAAGTGAAAAAGAAACGCGTTTGCGTCCACTCGGAGTGACTTTCGTTTCAGGGTCCTTGCCGATGTTTCCGATGAGCATAACTTTGTTCAAATAAGGCATTTGTATTTTCCTAATGTGTTTTACGATTTATGAGATATAACTACTTATATTTGATATCGTACCTTAAAATATAGAAAATTATGACTGTTCAAATCGCTCTTTCTCATTTTGAAGAATCTTATCCGCAGCATTTACGCGGAAAACGTTTAGGCGCCCTCTTGCACCCAGCGTCAGTGGATTCTCATTATCATCATACCCTCGAAACCCTTCGCCGTTATGATGGCAAACTTTTCAAACTTTCGGCTCTTTTTGGCCCGCAACACGGGATCAAAGGGCACACCCAAGACAATATGATCGAATGGGAAGGTTCTGTCGATCCAGAACTGGGAATTCCGGTTTATAGTCTTTACGGGAAAACCCGCGAGCCTTCGCCCGAGATGCTTTCGCATATCGACGTTCTTTTTGTGGATATGCAAGATGTCGGAGCGCGTTATTACACATTCATTTGGACGCTTTTCCTTTGCATGAAAGCGTGTGAAAAAGCGGGCATTCCAGTCATCGTCCTCGACCGTCCGAATCCGCTTGGAAATACCGTGGAAGGACCGACTTTGGATTTGAATTATACGAGCTTCGTCGGGCTTTGGAAACTTCCAATCCGCCACGGGAAGACGATTGGTGAAATCGCAAAACAATTCCAAGACGAATGTTATCCGAAGTGTGAACTTTATGTGATGGAAATGGACGGTTACAAACCCGAAATGTGGTTTGACGAAACCGGACTGCCGTGGGTCATGCCTTCGCCGAATATGCCGACTCTCGATACGGCAATCGTTTATCCGGGCATGTGCCTTTTCGAAGCGACGAATGTGAGCGAAGGCCGCGGAACGACGCGTCCGTTTGAACTTTTTG
Proteins encoded in this region:
- a CDS encoding exo-beta-N-acetylmuramidase NamZ family protein, which translates into the protein MTVQIALSHFEESYPQHLRGKRLGALLHPASVDSHYHHTLETLRRYDGKLFKLSALFGPQHGIKGHTQDNMIEWEGSVDPELGIPVYSLYGKTREPSPEMLSHIDVLFVDMQDVGARYYTFIWTLFLCMKACEKAGIPVIVLDRPNPLGNTVEGPTLDLNYTSFVGLWKLPIRHGKTIGEIAKQFQDECYPKCELYVMEMDGYKPEMWFDETGLPWVMPSPNMPTLDTAIVYPGMCLFEATNVSEGRGTTRPFELFGAPFIDAPKLCRYLNGLKLPGVYFRENYFQPTFHKGAGQICGGAQIHVLDRNVFRSFEMAIRILRYLVHEYPKDFAWKNPPYEYEYEKLPIDILLGSGTYRHDFIENGEL